In Populus alba chromosome 9, ASM523922v2, whole genome shotgun sequence, a genomic segment contains:
- the LOC118059185 gene encoding phosphatidylinositol 3,4,5-trisphosphate 3-phosphatase and protein-tyrosine-phosphatase PTEN2A, whose translation MDSETADSSLPPVKSPDTQPPPHDPVPGNSASDSTPKLSAAGITSWAKSLKIPQPLTSSPDDSPTGNAGKSNFARFTSGFGLRMSPKSPAADDSPEGTSSTSQPGIFGTITKGLVDTSKNAVKAVQVKARHAVSQNKRRYQEGGFDLDMTYITENIIAMGFPAGNMSSGFFGYVEGFYRNHMEEVIKFFETHHKDKYKVYNLCSERLYDASLFEGKVASFPFDDHNCPPTQLILSFCQSAYLWLKEDIENVVVVHCKAGMARTGLMISSLLLYLKFFPTAEESIDYYNQKRCFDAKGLVLPSQIRYVKYFERILTYFNGENQPGRRSMLRGFRLHRCPYWIRPSITISDHNGVLFSSKKHPRTKDLPPEDYWFSAPKKGVMVFTLPGEPGLTEVSGDFKVHFHDRQGDFYFWLNTTFMENRQILNTSDIDGFIKRKLPSPGFQVEVVLVDNDGSVSSGSNAETDVKKSDEGSSTAPASVEAATATATAEPNQNKDPGSNDKDDVFSDGEADESVLSKRKQAQASSAGGQGVATPAPSPGTDSKSDQVASLTQATEQFSLGNRGSQQSHATSQLKSEVVGGTVSSLEASNSHSEFKAMAADASVFTFGDDEDYESD comes from the exons ATGGATTCAGAAACTGCTGATTCATCACTGCCACCTGTTAAATCTCCTGATACACAACCACCTCCTCATGATCCCGTGCCTGGGAATTCTGCAAGTGATTCGACGCCAAAACTATCTGCAGCTGGCATAACATCATGGGCCAAAAGTTTGAAAATCCCCCAGCCATTGACTTCCTCGCCAGATGACTCACCTACTGGAAATGCTGGAAAATCAAACTTTGCACGTTTTACTAGTGGGTTTGGACTGCGCATGTCTCCTAAATCCCCTGCAGCAGATGATAGTCCTGAAGGAACTTCATCAACTTCACAACCTGGTATATTTGGAACAATTACTAAGGGGTTAGTTGATACTTCTAAGAATGCAGTGAAGGCAGTGCAGGTCAAAGCTCGGCATGCTGTCTCTCAAAACAAGCGAAGATATCAG GAAGGAGGTTTTGATTTGGATATGACATATATCACTGAGAATATAATTGCTATGGGATTTCCTGCTGGTAACATGAGCTCTGGGTTTTTTGGTTATGTGGAG GGGTTCTATCGAAACCACATGGAAGAAGTCATCAAGTTTTTTGAGACCCATCACAAG GACAAGTATAAAGTGTACAATCTTTGTTCTGAAAGGCTGTATGATGCATCACTGTTTGAAGGAAAG GTGGCTAGTTTTCCATTTGATGACCACAATTGCCCCCCAACACAGCTGATACTATCATTTTGTCAAAGTGCTTATTTGTGGTTAAAGGAGGATATTGAGAATGTTGTGGTTGTGCACTGTAAGGCTGGAATGGCAAGGACAGGGCTGATGATTTCTAGCCTTCTTCTGTACTTAAAG TTCTTCCCTACTGCAGAGGAGTCTATTGACTATTACAACCAGAAGAgatgttttgatgcaaaagGGCTTGTTCTGCCCAGCCAAATT agatatgtaaaatattttgagCGTATCCTAACATACTTCAACGGAGAAAACCAGCCAGGGCGTAG GAGCATGCTCAGGGGATTTCGGCTTCACAGGTGCCCATATTGGATCAGGCCATCTATTACCATCTCTGATCATAATG GTGTTCTCTTCTCCTCAAAAAAGCATCCCCGAACCAAGGATTTGCCG CCTGAAGATTATTGGTTTAGTGCTCCCAAGAAAGGAGTTATGGTCTTTACTTTGCCAGGAGAGCCCGGTCTGACGGAGGTGTCTGGAGACTTCAAAGTTCATTTTCATGACCGCCAAGGGGATTTTTACTT TTGGTTGAACACGACATTTATGGAGAATAGACAAATTTTGAACACCAGCGATATTGATGGGTTCATTAAG AGGAAACTGCCTTCCCCAGGATTTCAGGTTGAGGTTGTGCTAGTAGATAATGATGGCTCTGTTTCAAGTGGGTCAAATGCTGAAACTGATGTGAAGAAGTCGGATGAAGGTTCAAGTACTGCTCCTGCATCAGTTGAAGCAGCTACAGCTACAGCTACAGctgaaccaaaccaaaacaaagaTCCAGGAAGTAATGATAAAGATGATGTGTTCTCGGATGGTGAGGCAGATGAATCAGTATTGTCCAAACGAAAGCAGGCTCAAGCATCCTCTGCAGGGGGACAAGGTGTTGCCACACCAGCTCCTAGTCCTGGAACTGATAGTAAATCAGATCAAGTTGCAAGTTTAACCCAGGCAACTGAACAGTTTTCTCTGGGAAACAGGGGCTCCCAACAATCACATGCCACTAGTCAGCTGAAAAGTGAAGTTGTAGGTGGAACTGTCTCAAGCCTTGAGGCGAGCAACTCCCATAGTGAATTCAAGGCAATGGCTGCTGATGCATCCGTCTTTACCTTTGGAGATGATGAAGACTACGAAAGTGACTGA